One Budorcas taxicolor isolate Tak-1 chromosome 6, Takin1.1, whole genome shotgun sequence DNA segment encodes these proteins:
- the NIPAL1 gene encoding magnesium transporter NIPA3 has protein sequence MGAQVRLPPGEPCREGYVLSLSCPNASQAWCEITRVSQLLASPVLYRDLNSSITNLSVSTNTENKYSLYIGLVLAISSSIFIGSSFILKKKGLLQLAKKGVTRAGQGGHSYLKEWLWWAGLLSMGAGEVVNFAAYAFAPATLVTSLGALSVLVSAILSSYFLNEQLNIHGKIGCILSILGSTVMVIHAPQEEKVATLHEMEMKLRDPGFICFAVIITVISLVLILIVAPKKGQTNILVYISICSLIGAFSVSSVKGLGIAIKELLEWKPVYKHPLVFVLLAVLVLSVTTQINYLNKALDTFNTSLVTPIYYVLFTSMVVTCSAILFQEWYGMNAGDVIGTLSGFFTIINGIFLLHAFKNINITWSDLTSTTQKEVLSANGSEDKYVLLENTDCSVPGFDDDITLYSRTGQNP, from the exons ATGGGGGCACAGGTGAGGCTGCCGCCCGGAGAGCCCTGCCGGGAAG gCTATGTGCTGTCCCTGAGCTGCCCAAATGCCTCCCAGGCTTGGTGTGAGATCACACGTGTGTCACAGCTGCTGGCTTCTCCTGTCCTCTACAGGGACCTGAATTCCAGCATAACCAACCTGAGCGTTTctacaaatacagagaacaaatacaGCCTTTATATAGGCCTGGTACTGGCAATAAGTTCCAGTATTTttattggctccagtttcatcttgAAAAAAAAGGGCCTCTTGCAACTGGCCAAAAAGGGTGTCACTAGAGCTG GACAAGGTGGACATTCTTACCTCAAGGAATGGCTCTGGTGGGCAGGATTACTCTCAA TGGGAGCAGGAGAGGTGGTGAATTTTGCAGCTTATGCTTTCGCTCCTGCCACTCTGGTCACCTCACTGGGTGCTCTGAGTGTTCTTGTAAG TGCAATATTGTCTTCCTACTTTTTAAATGAGCAGTTGAACATTCATGGGAAAATAGGCTGCATATTAAGTATATTGGGATCAACTGTGATGGTTATCCATGCCCCACAAGAAGAGAAAGTTGCTACTCTGcatgaaatggaaatgaaattgagaGACCCAG GATTTATCTGCTTTGCTGTGATCATAACTGTGATCTCCTTGGTACTAATTTTGATTGTGGCACCCAAGAAAGGACAGACCAATATATTGGTCTACATATCAATCTGTTCACTGATTGGAGCATTTTCAGTTTCCTCTGTCAAGGGCCTGGGAATTGCCATCAAAGAACTACTGGAATGGAAGCCCGTATATAAGCATCCCCTGGTCTTTGTTTTGTTGGCTGTACTTGTGCTTTCAGTGACGACACAGATCAACTATCTCAACAAAGCACTGGACACCTTTAATACATCTCTTGTGACTCCCATTTATTACGTGTTATTCACATCCATGGTGGTGACTTGCTCCGCCATCTTATTCCAAGAATGGTATGGCATGAATGCTGGCGATGTCATCGGGACTTTGAGTGGGTTCTTCACCATCATCAATGGCATCTTCCTTttacatgcttttaaaaacattaacatTACCTGGAGTGACCTGACATCCACTACTCAAAAAGAAGTCCTCTCTGCAAATGGCAGTGAAGACAAATACGTCTTACTAGAGAACACAGACTGTTCAGTCCCAGGATTCGATGATGACATTACCTTATATAGCAGGACTGGTCAAAATCCCTAG